The following are encoded together in the Coffea arabica cultivar ET-39 chromosome 1c, Coffea Arabica ET-39 HiFi, whole genome shotgun sequence genome:
- the LOC113690967 gene encoding putative disease resistance protein RGA3 gives MADPVIGAASQVTLERALSLASDRIGLLVGFKKDVASMTRSLRLIKGVLADAEAKQNQDGAVQEWLKSLEEVAYDADNVLDELHYESLRHQVESRNRHKLKVCCFFSFSNINLALRWRMASKVRDIKLKLNGIYQDAQGLGLVSRAAPAVGDTRGRQTDSVVAPMVGRADDESEIVKILLSLSEKVVSALPIVGMGGLGKTTLAKSIYNNHQIDGHFDKKLWVCVSKKVPIEELFKLILVQLTEEKDEVEDRNVIVGKIRNHLGGERYFLVLDDVWDDDQALWDDFFTTLKGLNPTNGSWCLVTTRLGPVAHSVSRVLMMENELVYALGRLPDDLCWSILKEKVVGGGEVPYELEAIKERVIKRCDGLPLAASVIGGLLRLKRKEEWAEWQSILENRLLSLSAGGDHMVQILKLSFDNLPSPAVKKCFAYCSIFPEDAEMEGDVLIELWMAEGFLHAGLENKTMEEIGEYYLEILLQSSLFEEARKYGRTRWYKMHDMVHEVSKSIMSKSTKFINSETGSGDNSNQVRCLVIDSFGEGAKNLFDSRSNLLHTLFLSQGSLSDDMLMKLKNLHVLKLSGVQNQNLPISIGKLRHLRYINFEDSTSETLPISVCKLYNLQTLRLGSYFLKVLPKGMCDLISLRHLHYYTSDEEFQMPLNMGRLTCLQTLEFFNVGQEKGRQIGELGSLKNLKGQLEIRNLELVNDKEGAEEAKLSEKANLFRLELMWADDREGGDYNDEDVLDGLRPHPNLAELVIKNFMGDQFPRWLMDLPTTTTLSKLASLAFSHCNRCRELPPLQNFTSLKTLVIDECDGLTNLPGDMLHSCTSLQMLWVTYCDNLISFPLDLQQMPSLLKLELWGCPKLKTSMTPKGFGFLTSLRKLAIGPFSDDGDDHENSSIYNEFDWSGLISSSSSSSSALRELDLYGLSHMESLPPQIQYLTTMTSLTLYQFGGIKALPDWFGNFAALEKLDLYGCEELGRLPSEDAMRSLTKLKHLRFYHSPLLKERCTPESSGPDSQWSKVSHIQDLDIS, from the coding sequence ATGGCTGACCCTGTTATCGGTGCCGCAAGTCAGGTCACCTTGGAAAGGGCACTGTCTCTTGCCTCTGATAGGATTGGTTTGCTAGTTGGGTTCAAGAAGGATGTGGCCAGCATGACACGTTCTCTCCGCCTGATCAAGGGTGTCTTGGCCGATGCTGAAGCAAAGCAAAACCAGGATGGAGCAGTGCAAGAATGGTTGAAGAGTCTCGAGGAGGTTGCTTATGATGCTGACAATGTGTTGGATGAGCTCCACTATGAATCTCTTCGTCACCAGGTGGAGTCCCGAAACCGACACAAGCTCAAGGTATGCtgcttcttctccttctctaaCATTAATCTTGCTTTACGTTGGAGAATGGCTTCTAAGGTCAGGGACATCAAACTTAAGTTGAATGGCATCTATCAAGATGCCCAAGGATTGGGACTGGTCAGTAGGGCTGCTCCTGCTGTTGGAGACACGAGAGGTCGGCAGACCGACTCTGTTGTTGCTCCAATGGTTGGAAGAGCCGATGATGAATCAGAGATAGTGAAGATTTTGTTGAGCCTGTCTGAGAAGGTTGTTTCTGCTCTTCCCATAGTTGGTATGGGAGGTTTAGGCAAAACAACTTTGGCTAAATCGATATACAACAATCACCAAATTGATGGGCACTTTGACAAAAAGTTGTGGGTTTGTGTATCGAAAAAAGTTCCAATAGAGGAGCTTTTCAAACTCATATTAGTGCAATTGACAGAAGAAAAGGATGAAGTGGAAGACAGGAATGTCATCGTTGGAAAAATTCGGAATCACCTAGGGGGGGAAAGATACTTCCTGGTTCTTGATGACGTGTGGGATGATGATCAGGCATTGTGGGATGACTTTTTCACCACCTTGAAGGGGCTCAATCCAACTAATGGAAGCTGGTGTTTGGTCACTACTCGTCTAGGTCCAGTGGCACATAGTGTGTCTAGAGTTTTGATGATGGAAAATGAATTAGTCTATGCCTTAGGAAGGCTACCTGATGATCTTTGCTGGTCTATCctaaaagaaaaagtagttgGGGGGGGAGAAGTACCGTATGAACTAGAGGCAATTAAAGAGAGAGTAATCAAAAGATGTGATGGTCTACCATTGGCTGCAAGTGTAATCGGAGGTCTGCTACGTTTAAAGAGAAAAGAGGAGTGGGCCGAGTGgcaatcaattttggagaaTAGGCTTTTGAGTTTGAGTGCAGGTGGAGACCATATGGTGCAAATACTTAAGTTGAGTTTTGATAATTTGCCATCACCAGCCGTCAAGAAATGTTTTGCATATTGTTCTATTTTTCCCGAGGATGCTGAGATGGAAGGGGATGTGCTGATCGAACTTTGGATGGCAGAAGGTTTCCTCCATGCAGGTCTCGAGAACAAAACAATGGAGGAAATTGGAGAATATTACTTGGAAATTTTATTGCAGAGTTCGTTGTTTGAAGAAGCAAGAAAATATGGGAGAACAAggtggtataaaatgcatgatatgGTGCACGAAGTCTCAAAATCAATAATGTCAAAGTCTACTAAATTCATTAATTCGGAGACTGGTTCAGGAGACAATAGTAATCAGGTTCGTTGTCTTGTAATAGACTCATTTGGAGAAGGCGCAAAAAATCTTTTTGACAGTCGATCAAATTTGCTTCATACATTGTTTCTAAGTCAGGGTAGCTTATCtgatgatatgctaatgaagtTGAAGAATTTGCACGTTCTGAAATTGTCTGGTGTACAAAATCAGAATCTGCCAATCTCAATTGGCAAACTGAGACACTTGAGGTACATAAACTTTGAGGATTCCACAAGTGAAACTTTGCCGATATCTGTTTGCAAACTTTATAATTTGCAGACGCTGAGGCTAGGGAGTTACTTTCTTAAGGTTCTTCCGAAGGGGATGTGCGATTTGATTAGCTTGAGACATCTCCACTATTACACCTCTGATGAAGAATTTCAAATGCCGCTGAATATGGGACGGTTGACTTGCCTTCAGACACTAGAGTTCTTTAATGTGGGTCAAGAGAAGGGTCGACAAATTGGAGAGCTTGGAAGCTTGAAGAACCTCAAAGGCCAATTGGAGATACGCAATCTGGAACTAGTAAATGATAAGGAAGGAGCTGAGGAAGCAAAACTATCTGAAAAAGCAAATCTATTTAGGCTGGAACTTATGTGGGCCGATGATCGAGAAGGCGGCGACTACAACGACGAAGATGTGTTAGATGGCCTTCGACCGCACCCAAATTTGGCGGAATTGGTAATTAAGAATTTTATGGGTGATCAATTTCCTCGATGGTTAATGGATTTGCCAACAACAACAACACTCTCCAAGTTAGCGAGTTTGGCATTTAGCCACTGCAACAGATGCAGAGAACTCCCTCCCCTGCAGAACTTTACATCTCTTAAAACGCTGGTGATTGATGAGTGCGATGGGTTGACGAATCTGCCCGGTGACATGCTACACTCTTGTACCTCTCTCCAGATGCTTTGGGTGACTTATTGCGACAATCTTATCTCCTTTCCGCTTGATTTGCAACAAATGCCTTCTCTCTTGAAGCTGGAATTATGGGGGTGTCCCAAACTGAAAACAAGCATGACGCCCAAAGGATTTGGTTTCCTAACCAGCTTAAGGAAGCTTGCAATTGGTCCCTTCTCAGATGACGGTGATGATCatgaaaattcttcaatttacaaTGAGTTTGATTGGTCTGGATTGatatcctcctcctcctcttcgtCATCCGCACTCCGTGAATTAGACTTATATGGGTTGTCACACATGGAGTCCCTGCCACCTCAGATCCAATACTTGACCACTATGACGTCACTAACGCTATATCAATTTGGAGGTATAAAAGCTCTGCCAGATTGGTTCGGAAACTTCGCTGCTCTTGAAAAACTAGATTTATATGGTTGCGAAGAGCTTGGACGTCTACCCTCTGAGGATGCCATGAGAAGTCTCACCAAACTAAAACATCTGCGATTTTATCATTCTCCTCTGTTAAAAGAAAGATGCACTCCTGAGAGCAGCGGCCCCGACTCCCAGTGGTCCAAAGTTTCTCACATTCAAGACCTAGACATAAGTTGA